From Passer domesticus isolate bPasDom1 chromosome 8, bPasDom1.hap1, whole genome shotgun sequence, a single genomic window includes:
- the EXOSC3 gene encoding exosome complex component RRP40: MAAERGTAAEALVGQVVLPGDLLLLPAHYDEDAEGERLRLSAGTAPQGRLLCGPGLRRSGAGLLVTKCGLLRHRPGGGGAYWVDSQQKRYVPVKGDHVIGIVTAKAGDVFRLDVGGSEPASLSYLAFEGATKRNRPNVQVGDLIYGQFVVANKDMEPEMVCIDSSGKSSGMGIIGQDGFLFKVSLGLIRKLLAPKCEIIQELSQLYPFEMVLGMNGRIWVKAKTVQQTLIIVNILEACEYMTAEQRKQALAKLSGN, encoded by the exons ATGGCGGCGGAGCGCGGCACGGCGGCCGAGGCCCTCGTGGGGCAGGTGGTGCTGCCCGGggacctgctgctgctccccgcGCACTACGACGAGGACGCGGAGGGCGAGCGGCTGCGGCTGAGCGCGGGCACCGCGCCGCAGGGGCGGCTGCTGTgcgggccggggctgcggcgcagcggggccgggctgcTGGTGACCAAGTGCGGGCTGCTGCGGCAccggcccggcggcggcggcgcctaCTGGGTGGACTCGCAGCAGAAGCGG TACGTGCCGGTGAAGGGCGACCACGTCATAGGGATCGTGACGGCCAAAGCGGGGGACGTGTTCAGGCTGGACGTGGGCGGCAGCGAGCCCGCGTCCCTGTCCTACCTGGCCTTCGAGGGCGCCACGAAGAGGAACAGGCCGAACGTGCAG GTGGGAGATCTTATTTACGGTCAGTTCGTTGTAGCAAATAAAGACATGGAACCAGAGATGGTCTGTATAGACAGCAGTGGAAAATCAAGTGGCATGGGAATAATTGGACAAGATGGCTTCCTCTTTAAAGTTTCCTTAGGTCTAATAAGAAA GCTCTTGGCTCCCAAATGTGAAATAATTCAAGAGCTGTCACAATTGTACCCGTTTGAGATGGTGCTGGGAATGAATGGAAGAATATGGGTAAAAGCAAAAACAGTTCAACAGACTTTAATTATAGTAAATATTTTGGAAGCCTGTGAGTATATGACTGCAGAACAGAGAAAACAAGCGCTTGCCAAACTGTCAGGGAACTGA
- the LOC135306409 gene encoding DPY30 domain-containing protein 1-like, giving the protein MESQYLKECLGSCLKKGLAEVVEHRPADPIEYLAHWIYNYRRTLDEEKKRILERAELEQEREAALAELERLKIQEEEQRKLEEQQAQLEKERAELEAQKKEAEMQLQQEDQEENEKTIAEVTDRPEEPDETEPSQTDLPTVTEEEEEEEEEEEEEEEEEEEN; this is encoded by the exons ATGGAGTCTCAGTACCTGAAGGAATGCCTGGGAAGTTGCTTGAAGAAAGGACTGGCAGAGGTTGTAGAGCATCGGCCAGCAGATCCAATAGAGTATCTTGCACACTGGATTTACAATTACAGAAGAACCttagatgaagaaaaaaag AGAATACTGGAGAGAGCTGAGCTGGAACAAGAACGGGAGGCAGCCCTAGCAGAACTTGAAAGGTTAAAAATCCAGGAAGAAGAACAGCGGAAACTTGAAGAACAACAG GCTCAGTTGGAGAAAGAACGTGCAGAGTTGGAAGCACAGAAAAAGGAAGCTGAAATGCAGTTGCAGCAGGAAGATCAAGAG gaaaatgaaaagacaATAGCTGAAGTTACAGATAGACCTGAGGAGCCAGATGAGACTGAACCA AGTCAAACAGACCTCCCAACAGtaacagaagaagaagaagaagaagaagaggaggaggaggaagaagaagaagaagaagaagaaaattag